A single window of Cryptosporangium aurantiacum DNA harbors:
- a CDS encoding XRE family transcriptional regulator has product MNHALRQALANKRLQDVDVATALCVDPKTVQRWCHGRRPRQRHRWALADLLEVAENALWPEAGGDRADGVVTVYPHRGAVPRDVWLGLFVSARESIDVLVYSGLFLVEDGGLLRVLAERAESGVRVRMAFGDPESSDVEARGAEEGIGAALGAKVRSAFVLARPLLEMPGVEARVHDTVLYNSLYRGDDDVLVNAHIYGLGASRAPVLHVRRAGPDSMASTYLASFERIWASSTPTT; this is encoded by the coding sequence GTGAACCATGCGCTCCGGCAGGCGTTAGCCAACAAGCGCCTTCAAGACGTCGACGTCGCTACCGCGCTTTGCGTCGATCCCAAGACCGTCCAACGGTGGTGCCACGGCCGGCGGCCCCGACAGCGGCATCGGTGGGCATTAGCCGACCTGCTGGAGGTCGCAGAGAACGCCCTATGGCCCGAGGCCGGGGGCGACCGGGCAGACGGCGTGGTAACGGTCTATCCGCACCGCGGAGCCGTACCCCGAGATGTCTGGCTCGGCCTGTTCGTCTCGGCCCGCGAGAGCATCGATGTACTCGTCTACAGCGGACTGTTCCTCGTCGAGGACGGCGGACTCCTCCGGGTACTCGCCGAACGCGCGGAGTCCGGGGTTCGCGTACGAATGGCTTTCGGTGACCCGGAGAGTTCGGACGTTGAAGCGCGCGGCGCCGAGGAAGGCATCGGCGCTGCGCTCGGCGCGAAGGTACGCAGCGCGTTCGTGCTGGCGCGACCGTTGCTGGAGATGCCGGGCGTAGAGGCCCGGGTGCACGACACGGTGCTCTACAACTCGCTGTACCGCGGCGACGACGACGTACTCGTCAACGCGCACATCTACGGCTTGGGCGCATCGCGCGCGCCGGTACTCCATGTCAGGCGTGCAGGACCGGACTCGATGGCGAGCACGTACCTGGCGAGCTTCGAACGCATCTGGGCCAGCTCGACACCCACGACCTGA
- a CDS encoding GntR family transcriptional regulator, with translation MAGTHTAWRVYVDIAAAIQQRITNGTYGPGLRIPSEAKLSAEFGVVRNTVRRALTALEREGLIVTVPGHGRVVPHPGATTEETSASTGYRLIAAELRASIGRGEVAPGGRLPSEASLAAAHGASRATVRLALSELMQEGLVEPIQGKGWFVRSD, from the coding sequence TTGGCCGGCACGCACACGGCATGGCGCGTCTACGTCGACATCGCAGCGGCCATTCAGCAGCGAATCACGAACGGCACGTACGGCCCGGGGCTGCGGATCCCGTCCGAAGCGAAGCTCAGTGCAGAGTTCGGCGTCGTCCGGAACACGGTCCGTCGGGCGCTGACCGCGCTGGAGCGAGAGGGCTTGATAGTGACGGTCCCTGGCCACGGTCGCGTGGTGCCGCATCCTGGGGCGACGACGGAGGAGACATCCGCCAGCACCGGCTACCGGCTCATCGCGGCAGAGCTAAGGGCCAGCATCGGCCGTGGCGAAGTAGCACCGGGCGGGCGCCTTCCGTCGGAAGCATCGCTGGCCGCAGCCCATGGCGCCTCGCGCGCGACCGTGCGACTCGCGCTGTCGGAGCTCATGCAGGAAGGGCTGGTCGAGCCGATCCAAGGCAAGGGGTGGTTCGTCCGTTCTGACTGA
- a CDS encoding HD domain-containing protein, with protein MDRARALAESLLAEPLPRRWAHSQAVGAQAETLAPLLGPETALLESAAWLHDIGYAPSLAHSGFHPLDGARYLRDVEHADELLCRLVAHHSCAVIEAEERGLAAELTAEFAPPPAHLSDALLYCDMTTGPSGERLDVEQRLAEIHSRYGDEDIVSRSIRRATPSIVAAVEATTAALARATAD; from the coding sequence GTGGACCGGGCACGCGCGCTCGCGGAGTCTCTACTCGCCGAGCCGCTACCCCGTCGGTGGGCGCATTCGCAGGCCGTTGGTGCTCAGGCCGAGACTCTCGCGCCGCTGTTGGGACCAGAGACCGCACTGCTGGAGTCGGCCGCCTGGTTGCATGACATCGGCTACGCACCATCGTTGGCTCATTCGGGCTTCCATCCGCTCGACGGCGCCCGCTATCTACGGGACGTCGAGCACGCGGACGAGTTGCTCTGTCGGCTGGTCGCGCACCACTCGTGTGCGGTAATCGAGGCGGAAGAGCGCGGGTTGGCCGCCGAGCTGACAGCGGAGTTCGCGCCGCCGCCGGCTCACCTCTCCGATGCGTTGCTCTACTGCGACATGACCACCGGCCCGTCCGGTGAGCGCCTCGACGTGGAACAGCGCCTAGCTGAGATTCACAGTCGCTATGGCGACGAAGACATCGTCAGCCGCTCCATCCGGCGGGCAACTCCGAGCATCGTCGCCGCGGTGGAGGCAACCACAGCGGCGTTGGCACGCGCGACAGCCGATTAG
- a CDS encoding NUDIX hydrolase — protein sequence MGARIDYYDDPDAPAANSVVPSANVVVTNDAGEILMILRTDNGNWAVPGGGMDPGESLPACGVRETKEETGVDCEITGLVGIYTDPKHLIHYTSNDEVRQEFSVVFTARYVGGEPTTSSESREVHWVKPSDVDGLTMDRSMRLRIGHYLEQRPTPYLG from the coding sequence GTGGGCGCACGGATTGACTACTACGACGACCCGGACGCGCCGGCCGCGAACAGCGTGGTGCCCTCGGCGAACGTTGTGGTCACCAACGACGCGGGCGAAATCCTCATGATCCTCCGCACGGACAACGGCAACTGGGCCGTGCCGGGTGGCGGCATGGACCCCGGCGAATCACTGCCCGCGTGCGGCGTCCGCGAGACGAAGGAAGAGACCGGCGTCGACTGCGAGATCACCGGCCTCGTCGGCATCTACACGGACCCGAAGCACCTCATCCACTACACGAGCAATGACGAGGTGCGGCAGGAGTTCTCCGTCGTCTTTACCGCTCGCTATGTCGGAGGCGAGCCGACGACGAGCAGCGAGTCCCGCGAGGTGCACTGGGTCAAGCCGAGCGATGTCGACGGCCTGACGATGGACCGGTCAATGCGGCTGCGCATTGGTCACTACCTCGAACAACGTCCGACGCCGTACCTCGGCTAG
- a CDS encoding DUF5919 domain-containing protein — MANERLRAALLEQGLTPDSVAAAAGVDPKTAERWVTQARIPYRRHRYLVAALLKLDENYLWPDALTPEQAADASESEIVTVYPHRWAVPRDSWGRLFRTAESEISVLVYAGTFLADDNGMVRLFADKADAGVRVRLLLGDPDSPHVAQRGADEGIDDGMSARIRTALALYRPLRSRDNVEIGLHDTTLYNSIYRADDELYVNTHIYGSPAGNAPVLHLRKVAGGSMVTTYLESFERVWAESRRVE, encoded by the coding sequence ATGGCAAACGAGCGGCTGCGGGCAGCACTGTTAGAGCAGGGACTGACCCCCGACAGCGTCGCTGCGGCGGCCGGCGTCGATCCGAAGACCGCGGAACGCTGGGTCACCCAAGCGCGCATCCCCTACCGGCGACACCGGTACCTCGTCGCGGCGCTGCTCAAGCTCGACGAGAACTACCTGTGGCCGGACGCCCTCACCCCCGAGCAGGCCGCGGACGCGTCGGAGAGCGAGATCGTCACGGTCTACCCGCATCGCTGGGCCGTGCCGCGTGACTCGTGGGGCAGGCTCTTCCGCACGGCCGAAAGCGAGATCAGCGTGCTGGTCTACGCAGGCACATTCCTCGCCGACGACAACGGCATGGTGCGACTGTTCGCCGATAAGGCCGACGCAGGCGTCCGAGTCCGCCTCCTGCTCGGCGACCCGGACAGCCCGCACGTCGCACAGCGCGGCGCCGATGAGGGCATCGACGACGGCATGTCAGCCCGAATCCGTACCGCGCTGGCGCTCTACCGGCCGCTACGCAGCCGCGACAACGTCGAGATCGGGTTGCACGACACGACGCTCTACAACTCGATCTACCGGGCCGACGACGAGCTCTACGTCAACACCCACATCTACGGCTCACCCGCCGGGAACGCGCCGGTGCTCCACCTGCGCAAGGTCGCAGGGGGCAGCATGGTCACCACGTACTTGGAGAGCTTCGAACGCGTCTGGGCCGAGTCCCGTCGCGTCGAGTAG